The following coding sequences are from one Sulfitobacter sp. HNIBRBA3233 window:
- a CDS encoding long-chain-fatty-acid--CoA ligase: protein MTRYWTDAYPSGVPAEVDVDQYGSLIDLLEESFSRYADKDAYILMDKALTYGDLDRMSRAVGAYLQGLGLKKGDRVAIMMPNVLQYPVVLAGILRAGFIAVNVNPLYTPRELEHQLNDSGAKAIFILENFAETLDKVLSKTKIAHTVVTGVGDLLGFPKGILTNFVIRRVRKAVPPYRLPGHIRLSRVLSAGAGMTLEKPVVTADDVAVLQYTGGTTGVSKGATLLHRTVIANLLSSEAWMQPGLSRKPIEGQLTFICALPLYHVFAFITCSLLSMRSGGVNVLIPNPRDMDATIREIGKYRFHVFPGVNTLFNGLANHPEFAKLDFSQLRIANGGGTAVQEAVAKKWLSITGCPICEGYGLSETSSGVTCNPTDTDAYSGTIGLPMPNVEIKIIDDDGNDMPTGERGEIAIRGPQVMAGYWQRPDATAEVMTEDGFFKSGDIGIMDERGFTRIVDRKKDMILVSGFNVYPNEIEAVAMNLDGVEEAACVGVPDTASGEAVMLFVTRARPDLSEKDVREFCTRELTGYKKPKHVRFVDEMPKTNVGKILRRELRDAAVREMSG, encoded by the coding sequence ATGACACGTTACTGGACCGATGCCTATCCGTCCGGCGTGCCAGCCGAAGTCGATGTCGACCAGTATGGCTCGCTGATTGATCTGCTTGAGGAAAGCTTTTCCAGATACGCCGACAAGGACGCCTATATCCTGATGGACAAGGCGCTGACCTACGGCGATCTCGACCGGATGTCGCGGGCCGTGGGGGCCTATCTGCAGGGCCTCGGGCTGAAAAAGGGCGACCGCGTCGCGATCATGATGCCCAATGTGCTGCAATATCCGGTGGTTCTGGCGGGTATCCTGCGCGCGGGGTTCATCGCGGTGAATGTCAATCCGCTCTACACGCCGCGCGAGCTTGAGCACCAGCTCAACGACTCCGGTGCGAAGGCGATATTCATCCTCGAGAATTTTGCCGAAACGCTCGACAAGGTGCTGTCGAAGACGAAGATCGCGCATACGGTCGTGACAGGTGTCGGCGACTTGCTGGGCTTTCCCAAGGGGATCCTCACCAATTTCGTGATCCGGCGCGTGCGCAAGGCGGTGCCGCCCTACCGGCTGCCGGGCCACATCCGCCTGTCGCGGGTTCTGTCTGCCGGTGCGGGCATGACGCTGGAAAAGCCGGTGGTCACGGCCGACGATGTGGCGGTTCTGCAATATACCGGCGGGACGACGGGGGTCTCCAAGGGGGCGACCCTGCTGCACCGCACGGTGATCGCGAACCTGCTGTCGTCAGAGGCATGGATGCAGCCCGGGCTGAGCCGCAAACCGATCGAGGGGCAGCTGACGTTCATCTGCGCGCTGCCGCTTTATCATGTGTTTGCCTTCATCACCTGTTCGCTGTTGTCGATGCGGTCGGGCGGGGTGAACGTGCTGATCCCGAACCCGCGCGACATGGATGCGACGATCAGGGAAATCGGCAAGTACCGGTTTCACGTGTTTCCGGGTGTGAACACCCTGTTCAACGGTCTGGCCAATCATCCCGAATTCGCCAAGCTGGATTTCAGCCAGCTGCGCATCGCCAACGGCGGCGGCACCGCCGTGCAGGAAGCGGTGGCGAAGAAGTGGCTGTCGATCACCGGATGTCCGATCTGCGAAGGCTACGGATTGTCCGAAACCTCGTCGGGGGTGACGTGCAATCCCACCGATACAGATGCCTATTCCGGCACCATCGGCCTGCCGATGCCCAACGTCGAGATCAAGATCATCGACGACGACGGCAACGATATGCCCACGGGTGAACGCGGCGAGATTGCCATTCGCGGGCCGCAGGTCATGGCGGGCTACTGGCAGCGCCCCGATGCCACCGCCGAGGTCATGACCGAGGACGGATTTTTCAAATCCGGCGATATCGGCATCATGGACGAGCGCGGGTTCACCCGTATCGTGGACCGCAAGAAGGACATGATCCTCGTGTCCGGTTTCAACGTCTACCCCAACGAGATCGAGGCCGTGGCGATGAACCTCGACGGGGTCGAAGAAGCCGCCTGCGTGGGTGTGCCCGACACCGCCAGCGGCGAGGCGGTGATGCTGTTCGTCACCCGCGCCAGACCGGATCTGAGCGAAAAGGACGTGCGCGAATTCTGCACCCGTGAACTGACCGGCTACAAGAAGCCCAAGCACGTGCGCTTCGTGGACGAGATGCCCAAGACCAACGTGGGCAAGATCCTGCGCCGCGAATTGCGCGATGCGGCGGTCAGGGAAATGTCCGGTTGA
- the phaZ gene encoding poly(3-hydroxyalkanoate) depolymerase: protein MTTQTKARPDRSIPEGITVDTIDVRGQKLHVAIKSGSMDKPPLLMFNGIGANLELGFPFLEALGDRRAVLFDVPGVGGSPMPALPYRPATLARLAKHLLEILGIDRCDVSGVSWGGGLAQQFAWQYPRICRKLVLVATSSGWTMVPGKPSVLSRMASIKRYTDPGYMRSIAAEIYGGAFRTDDGLIGAHVSGMKPSSNAGYMLQLLAMTGWTSVHWLWRLKQPTLVISGTDDPLIPVANARLLARLIPDARLELVDDGHLFMVTDPKGTARMVNGFLDG from the coding sequence ATGACAACCCAGACCAAGGCGCGGCCGGACCGCAGCATCCCCGAGGGAATAACGGTCGATACAATCGACGTCCGCGGCCAGAAACTGCATGTGGCGATAAAATCCGGCAGCATGGACAAACCGCCTTTGCTGATGTTCAACGGCATCGGCGCCAATCTCGAACTGGGGTTTCCGTTTCTCGAGGCCCTCGGGGACCGGCGTGCGGTGCTTTTCGACGTGCCCGGGGTCGGCGGATCGCCGATGCCCGCGCTGCCCTACCGGCCCGCGACGCTGGCCCGCCTTGCGAAACACCTGCTCGAGATACTTGGGATCGACCGCTGCGATGTCTCCGGCGTGTCCTGGGGCGGCGGTCTGGCGCAACAGTTCGCGTGGCAGTACCCGCGCATCTGCCGCAAGCTGGTGCTGGTGGCCACCTCGTCGGGCTGGACGATGGTGCCCGGAAAACCCTCCGTCCTGTCGCGGATGGCCAGTATCAAGCGCTATACCGATCCGGGCTACATGCGCTCCATCGCCGCCGAGATCTATGGCGGGGCGTTCCGCACTGACGATGGCCTGATCGGCGCGCATGTGTCGGGGATGAAACCTTCGTCCAATGCTGGCTACATGCTGCAACTGCTGGCGATGACCGGCTGGACCAGCGTTCACTGGCTGTGGCGGCTGAAGCAGCCGACACTGGTGATATCGGGCACCGACGATCCGCTCATCCCCGTCGCCAACGCCAGGCTGCTGGCCCGGCTGATCCCCGACGCGCGGCTGGAACTTGTCGATGACGGTCATCTGTTCATGGTCACCGACCCGAAAGGCACGGCGCGGATGGTCAACGGCTTTCTCGACGGCTGA
- a CDS encoding alpha/beta fold hydrolase — translation MSDDKPKMSRNHRDIAENAAENTLALNPLVTLKVEDMLGAGTNLARAMAAQPQAIMSKWMELANDLTKIATQSSDIAPDRKDRRFADSGWNNNALSKGMMQGYLSWAEKMTEMVEELDLPDKDAARARLVTSIFVDTMAPSNNFFINPAALKNFFETGGKSAVNGLQNLITDMTENGGLPSSVDTSKFKVGENLAVTPGNVVFRNEVIELVHYTANTDKVYQTPLLVVPPQINKYYSIDMAPGKSMIEFLLSQGIQPYCISWRNPTKDQSHWDMSTYIEALDEACDAALEITGAKSVNIMGSCSGGITLSTYAGWLAAKGWEEKINSVILAVCVLDTMASTDNDMAALVTPETVKAAKLASKARGVLDGQDMAKMFAWMRPNDLIWNYWVNNYLMGNAPPAFDVLYWNADTTRLPAGLHGDFLDMIFSNPFLTPGAMEVAGEKIDMSKVNYDSYVIAGTTDHITPWKAVYETARLYGGDTTFILSNSGHLQSLLNPPGNPKAWFMKGDAKASDPDKWAETAQKHEGSWWIDWGEMLKEKSGKQINAPKEPGSKKFPALGPAPGTYVFEP, via the coding sequence ATGAGTGATGACAAGCCCAAGATGTCGCGCAACCACCGTGATATCGCCGAGAATGCGGCGGAAAACACGCTGGCGCTCAATCCGCTGGTGACTCTGAAGGTCGAGGATATGCTGGGTGCGGGCACCAATCTGGCCCGCGCCATGGCCGCACAGCCGCAGGCGATCATGAGCAAATGGATGGAACTGGCAAACGACCTGACAAAGATCGCGACCCAGAGCTCGGACATCGCACCTGACCGCAAGGACCGGCGCTTTGCCGACAGCGGGTGGAACAACAACGCGCTGTCCAAGGGGATGATGCAGGGCTACCTGTCGTGGGCCGAGAAGATGACCGAGATGGTCGAGGAACTGGACCTGCCCGACAAGGACGCGGCCCGCGCGCGTCTGGTCACCTCGATCTTCGTTGATACGATGGCCCCGTCGAACAACTTTTTCATCAACCCCGCCGCCCTGAAGAATTTCTTCGAAACCGGGGGCAAATCGGCGGTGAACGGGCTGCAAAACCTGATTACGGACATGACGGAAAACGGCGGCCTGCCGTCCTCGGTGGATACGTCGAAGTTCAAGGTCGGAGAGAACCTTGCCGTGACACCGGGCAACGTGGTGTTCCGCAACGAGGTGATCGAACTGGTCCATTACACCGCCAATACCGACAAGGTGTACCAGACCCCTCTGCTGGTCGTGCCGCCGCAGATCAACAAATACTATTCGATCGACATGGCGCCGGGCAAAAGCATGATCGAATTCCTGCTCAGCCAGGGCATCCAGCCCTATTGCATCAGCTGGCGCAATCCGACGAAGGACCAGAGCCACTGGGACATGTCCACCTATATCGAGGCGCTGGACGAAGCCTGCGATGCCGCGCTGGAAATAACGGGGGCGAAATCGGTCAACATCATGGGGTCGTGTTCGGGCGGGATCACCCTGTCGACCTATGCCGGATGGCTCGCCGCCAAGGGGTGGGAGGAGAAGATCAACTCGGTCATTCTGGCTGTCTGCGTGCTCGATACAATGGCATCCACGGATAACGACATGGCCGCGCTGGTCACCCCTGAAACGGTCAAGGCCGCGAAGCTGGCCAGCAAGGCGCGCGGCGTGCTCGACGGGCAGGACATGGCCAAGATGTTCGCATGGATGCGGCCCAATGACCTGATCTGGAACTACTGGGTCAACAACTATCTGATGGGCAATGCGCCACCGGCGTTCGATGTGCTCTACTGGAATGCCGATACCACGCGGCTGCCGGCCGGGCTGCACGGTGACTTCCTCGATATGATCTTTTCCAACCCGTTCCTGACCCCCGGCGCGATGGAAGTCGCGGGCGAAAAGATCGATATGTCGAAGGTGAACTACGACTCTTACGTCATCGCGGGCACCACCGACCATATCACCCCGTGGAAAGCGGTATACGAGACGGCGCGCCTCTATGGTGGCGATACCACCTTCATCCTCTCGAACTCGGGCCATCTGCAAAGCCTGCTGAACCCGCCCGGCAACCCGAAAGCGTGGTTCATGAAAGGCGACGCCAAGGCGAGCGATCCCGATAAATGGGCCGAAACCGCCCAGAAGCACGAAGGCAGCTGGTGGATCGACTGGGGTGAAATGCTGAAAGAGAAATCCGGAAAGCAGATCAATGCCCCGAAAGAGCCGGGCAGCAAGAAATTTCCGGCACTCGGACCCGCGCCCGGCACTTACGTGTTCGAACCCTGA
- a CDS encoding peptidase M50 has product MAVTGALHSASWYRVSDLTPRLRTHAEVHRSVFRGDVWYVVEDHANGAYLRISEAAWRIVGLMNGRRTMDQIWTAAAEALGDDLPTQDEVIQLLIRLHRSDVLHAAIPPDMERVVSRGRKDTRKKRLAGLRNPLAIRVPLLDPDGFVRATGWLVGPLFSWFGALLWLAVVGGGILAALQNFDALQSNVADRALTASNLLLVLAVYPLVKAVHELGHAYAVRHWGGEVHEIGIMFLVFMPVPYVDASASSAFRSKWRRAGVAAAGIIVEVFMAGAAAILWTQMEPGLLRAAMMNVMLLAGLSTLLFNGNPLLRFDGYYALSDLVEIPNLGTRSTQHLQYLAQRYLFGIKTAVSPAMARGEATWFTVYGILSLIYRYAIMLAIMLLVANMFFEVGILLALWAAALLLLVPAVRGVKFVLGSPRLEGYRARALLVTGALSAAVVWALFVQPVPSATIVRGVVRAPDTARALSGADGFVEALLARPGDRLAAGDPILRIADPLLEARVRQMQARIDELQLRRFNALATNRVETDLVAQELGLARNELALAEERLGEQTVVAPVDGTLLLPAGDDLEGRFVRKGEALAWVIGAAPGSVRVVIPEAQIDLVRQRIEGVQMRRASAPLEPVETVLMRQDPAAASTLPSAALAASAGGPIPTDPTAENPLTPFDTVFVMDLEPADGRPLTSLGERVSVRFDHGASPLGTQLWRALRQIFLRDLNV; this is encoded by the coding sequence GTGGCCGTGACCGGCGCGCTGCACAGTGCCTCGTGGTACCGTGTTTCAGATCTGACACCGCGGCTCAGAACCCATGCGGAAGTCCACAGATCGGTGTTTCGCGGGGATGTCTGGTACGTCGTCGAAGACCACGCGAACGGTGCCTACCTGCGCATATCGGAGGCCGCATGGCGCATCGTCGGCCTGATGAACGGGCGCCGCACCATGGACCAGATCTGGACCGCCGCCGCCGAGGCGTTGGGCGATGACCTGCCCACACAGGACGAGGTGATACAGCTGCTGATCCGGCTGCACCGGTCGGATGTTCTGCACGCCGCGATCCCGCCGGATATGGAGCGTGTCGTGTCGCGCGGTCGCAAGGATACCAGGAAGAAACGGCTTGCGGGTCTGCGCAACCCGCTGGCAATCCGCGTGCCGCTGCTGGATCCCGACGGGTTCGTGCGCGCGACCGGATGGCTGGTGGGGCCGCTGTTCTCGTGGTTCGGCGCGCTCCTCTGGCTTGCGGTCGTGGGGGGCGGCATTCTGGCGGCCTTGCAGAATTTCGACGCGCTGCAATCCAACGTCGCCGACCGCGCGCTGACAGCAAGCAACCTGCTGCTTGTTCTGGCGGTCTATCCGCTGGTCAAGGCGGTGCACGAGCTGGGCCACGCCTATGCCGTGCGCCACTGGGGCGGCGAGGTCCACGAGATCGGGATCATGTTCCTTGTGTTCATGCCGGTGCCCTATGTCGATGCCTCGGCTTCCTCCGCCTTCCGCTCCAAATGGCGGCGGGCGGGGGTCGCGGCGGCGGGCATCATCGTCGAGGTCTTTATGGCCGGGGCCGCCGCGATCCTGTGGACCCAGATGGAGCCGGGGCTGCTGCGTGCCGCGATGATGAACGTCATGCTGCTGGCGGGTCTGTCGACGCTGTTATTCAACGGCAATCCGCTGCTGCGCTTCGATGGCTATTACGCGCTGTCCGATCTGGTCGAGATCCCCAACCTCGGGACGCGCTCCACACAGCATCTTCAGTATCTCGCGCAGCGCTATCTTTTCGGCATCAAGACTGCCGTGTCACCCGCCATGGCGCGCGGCGAGGCCACGTGGTTCACCGTCTACGGCATACTGTCACTGATCTATCGCTACGCGATCATGCTGGCGATCATGCTGCTGGTTGCGAATATGTTCTTCGAAGTCGGCATCCTGCTGGCGCTCTGGGCCGCTGCCCTGCTGCTGCTGGTACCCGCCGTGCGGGGGGTGAAGTTCGTTTTGGGCAGCCCGCGTCTGGAAGGGTACCGCGCCCGCGCGCTGCTGGTCACCGGGGCGCTGTCGGCAGCCGTGGTCTGGGCTCTGTTCGTACAGCCGGTCCCGTCTGCCACGATCGTGCGCGGGGTGGTGCGCGCGCCTGATACCGCGCGCGCGCTCAGCGGGGCGGACGGGTTTGTCGAAGCGCTTCTCGCGCGACCGGGCGACAGGCTCGCCGCGGGCGATCCGATCCTGCGCATCGCCGATCCGCTGCTGGAGGCACGGGTACGCCAGATGCAGGCGCGCATCGACGAATTGCAACTGCGCCGCTTCAACGCGCTTGCCACCAACCGCGTCGAAACCGATCTGGTGGCGCAGGAACTCGGGCTGGCCCGCAACGAGCTGGCCCTCGCCGAGGAGCGCCTTGGCGAGCAGACGGTGGTCGCTCCTGTGGACGGCACCTTGCTGTTGCCAGCCGGTGACGATCTGGAAGGACGTTTCGTGCGCAAGGGCGAAGCACTGGCGTGGGTGATCGGTGCCGCCCCGGGCAGCGTGCGCGTGGTGATCCCCGAGGCGCAGATCGATCTGGTGCGCCAGCGGATCGAGGGGGTGCAGATGCGCAGGGCCAGCGCCCCGCTGGAGCCTGTCGAAACCGTGCTGATGCGTCAGGACCCTGCCGCAGCCTCGACGCTCCCCAGTGCCGCACTGGCCGCCAGCGCGGGTGGCCCGATCCCCACGGACCCGACGGCAGAAAACCCCCTCACCCCTTTCGATACGGTCTTCGTGATGGATCTCGAACCTGCGGACGGCCGCCCGCTGACATCGCTGGGCGAGCGGGTGTCGGTGCGGTTCGATCACGGGGCAAGCCCGCTCGGCACGCAGCTTTGGCGCGCGTTGCGGCAGATTTTCCTGCGCGATCTCAATGTCTGA
- a CDS encoding MaoC family dehydratase: MTDLTFASMAGMIGAPLGTSSWHEVTQDAVNEFAHCTGDSQWIHTDVERARRESPFGGPVAHGYLTLSLLSAMAMEIGVVPAGTAAALNYGLDKVRFLAPVPVGARLRLTSKLTGFDRKPNGQYLMKTENTMEIEGSDRPALLAESLAILVPGPEAET, from the coding sequence ATGACGGATCTGACCTTTGCCAGCATGGCCGGAATGATTGGCGCGCCCTTGGGAACCTCCTCGTGGCACGAGGTCACGCAGGATGCCGTCAACGAATTCGCCCATTGCACCGGCGACAGCCAGTGGATTCACACCGATGTCGAACGTGCCAGACGCGAAAGCCCCTTCGGCGGTCCGGTCGCACACGGCTACCTTACGCTGTCGTTGCTGTCTGCCATGGCCATGGAAATCGGTGTCGTGCCTGCCGGCACGGCGGCGGCGTTGAACTACGGCCTCGACAAGGTGCGGTTCCTTGCGCCGGTGCCCGTGGGCGCGCGGCTGCGGCTGACATCGAAACTGACCGGTTTTGATCGCAAGCCAAACGGCCAGTACCTGATGAAGACAGAGAACACGATGGAGATCGAGGGCAGCGACCGCCCTGCCCTGCTGGCCGAAAGCCTCGCCATTCTGGTGCCGGGACCAGAGGCGGAAACCTGA
- a CDS encoding preprotein translocase subunit SecA: protein MSEHWPADSMGAFYPRAPAGPSRSKLDRWIERYTALPRRRLRARPGRIFAWRVVQRGKALENLDDAALRDRVRAVSHGLRAARGKPRETLLVDCFALIREWAGRTMDQRHYPTQIRGARAVLNGAVAEMQTGEGKTLAITLAAGTAALAGRSVHVITANDYLAERDAAKMQPLYAQLGLTCRSVAPGCTDAERRAAFSADIVYASGKEVAFSFLRDRVAMGARSGDIGLRTRAFLDGTALILPGLQFAIVDEADSVMIDEARTPLILSVPPADAAVEADATLTAHALAQRLDQGRHFRITGPGRQIELTQAGREVLEEHAGTLPPAWRAAPIREDAVRTALSALHLHRRDEHYILRDGKVEIVDEYTGRVMPDRSWSAGLHQAVEAKEGVEITTRRVTLAQITFQRFFRRYVHLGGMTGTAVEAADEFWSVYSLPVVVIPTHKRSRRKTWATKVYARAETKWQRVASRAKTLSARGRPVLIGTRTVAASEAASAALTGIGVAHRVLSAAQDADEAAIVAEAGRAGAVTVATNMAGRGTDIIPDARALAAGGLHVIMTERHSARRIDRQLSGRAGRQGERGSSEAILSAQDSLLDEFGGRGARLLARLGGRATLSALSAAQRRAERRHFQARRRLLELDEEQAENLAFTGSPE from the coding sequence ATGTCTGAACACTGGCCCGCAGATTCCATGGGGGCTTTCTATCCCCGCGCACCGGCTGGCCCGTCCAGATCAAAGCTGGATCGCTGGATCGAACGCTACACGGCCCTGCCCCGCCGCCGTCTGCGCGCCCGTCCGGGCCGGATTTTCGCGTGGCGCGTGGTGCAACGGGGCAAGGCGCTGGAGAATCTGGACGATGCGGCGCTGCGCGACAGGGTGCGCGCTGTGTCGCACGGGTTGCGCGCCGCACGGGGAAAGCCGCGCGAGACGCTGCTTGTCGATTGCTTTGCGCTGATCCGCGAATGGGCCGGCCGGACCATGGACCAGCGCCATTATCCAACGCAGATCCGCGGCGCGCGGGCCGTGCTGAACGGCGCCGTGGCCGAGATGCAGACAGGCGAAGGCAAGACGCTCGCGATCACACTCGCCGCGGGCACGGCGGCGCTGGCGGGACGGTCCGTGCATGTCATCACCGCGAACGACTATCTGGCCGAGCGCGACGCGGCGAAGATGCAACCGCTCTACGCGCAACTCGGGCTGACATGCCGCTCGGTCGCGCCCGGCTGCACGGATGCCGAACGGCGCGCGGCGTTTTCGGCGGATATCGTCTATGCCTCGGGCAAGGAGGTCGCGTTTTCGTTCCTGCGCGACCGCGTCGCGATGGGCGCGCGGTCGGGCGATATCGGGCTGCGCACCCGCGCGTTTCTCGACGGGACTGCGCTGATATTGCCGGGTCTGCAATTTGCCATCGTCGACGAGGCGGACAGCGTCATGATCGACGAGGCCCGCACGCCGCTGATCCTGTCGGTGCCTCCCGCCGACGCCGCGGTGGAGGCCGATGCCACCCTGACGGCGCATGCGCTTGCGCAAAGGCTCGATCAGGGGCGGCATTTCCGCATCACCGGCCCCGGCAGACAGATCGAACTGACACAGGCGGGGCGCGAGGTGCTGGAGGAACACGCCGGTACCCTGCCGCCCGCGTGGCGCGCGGCCCCGATCCGCGAGGATGCGGTTCGCACGGCGCTTTCGGCGCTGCACCTGCACAGGCGCGACGAACATTACATCCTGCGCGACGGCAAGGTCGAGATCGTCGATGAATATACCGGTCGCGTGATGCCGGACCGTTCGTGGTCGGCGGGGCTGCATCAGGCCGTCGAGGCCAAGGAAGGCGTCGAGATTACCACCCGTCGCGTGACCCTTGCGCAGATCACCTTCCAGCGGTTTTTTCGCCGCTACGTCCATCTGGGCGGTATGACCGGCACGGCGGTCGAGGCGGCGGATGAGTTCTGGTCCGTGTACAGCCTTCCGGTGGTCGTGATCCCGACCCACAAAAGATCGCGGCGCAAGACCTGGGCGACGAAGGTTTATGCCCGCGCAGAGACGAAATGGCAGCGGGTCGCCAGCCGCGCCAAGACACTTTCCGCGCGCGGCAGGCCCGTTCTGATCGGGACACGCACCGTCGCCGCGTCGGAAGCGGCAAGCGCGGCCCTGACCGGCATCGGCGTGGCCCACCGCGTGCTAAGTGCCGCGCAGGATGCCGACGAGGCCGCGATCGTGGCCGAGGCCGGCCGCGCCGGTGCGGTGACTGTGGCGACCAACATGGCCGGACGCGGGACAGACATTATCCCCGACGCGCGGGCGCTGGCGGCGGGCGGCCTGCATGTCATCATGACCGAACGCCACAGCGCCCGCCGGATCGACCGTCAGCTGTCGGGGCGTGCCGGACGGCAGGGAGAGCGCGGCAGCAGCGAGGCGATCCTGTCCGCGCAGGATTCGCTTCTGGATGAATTCGGCGGGCGCGGCGCGCGGCTTCTTGCCCGGTTGGGCGGCAGGGCGACACTGTCGGCGCTGTCCGCAGCCCAGCGGCGTGCCGAGCGCAGGCATTTTCAGGCGCGGCGCAGACTGCTCGAACTGGACGAAGAGCAGGCGGAAAACCTCGCCTTTACCGGATCGCCGGAATAG
- a CDS encoding GAF domain-containing protein → MDTHSELDSQAESKRSDALPSAGSDEPAAFSAWVNRLRAVLGADMAVLVLGPRDTGPYELNARAPDTAEPGEGLLAAVNLAIAQRKPIVKSGYQASGATRCAVGVPVLRDGALYGVVAVQLPVSADLDLRRVVDDVKWALPAIELRLLARDLDDGALTHARARTAVEILATTLDEPRWSVAAATAVTDFCDRLGCDRVSLGQRKGRKSRVVSLSHSGGFSRNSELVQRIADTMDEAIDQGGRIRMPQDADDPLMLTAAHAELIATGASRALLTVPLRRDGRVTGALVLERGGNNPFRDEEVDLVEAVAGILGPVLEEKRLNDRSLPVKALTATGSGLAFLLGPRKVGLKAILILAALGGWLAWNTVLPFQITADARVEGQIRRVVASPMDGYVASASAIPGDIVAEGDILASLDDRDLRLEIARWTTVRAQRQREYETALAERDRAAIGISATQISQADAEIALLEERLDRTEMRAPFDGVVLSGDLDQSVGAPVSRGQVLYEIAPIDSYRIVLSVDERDLALVEDGLTGEVVLTALPGQRIRIETGSVTSVAGVEDGRNVFRVDARLGEQSAVLRPGMEGIARITVDDRPLPVIWTHRLRSWARMAIWRWWP, encoded by the coding sequence ATGGATACGCATTCAGAGCTGGACAGTCAGGCCGAGAGCAAGCGGAGCGATGCGCTGCCCTCTGCCGGTAGCGATGAGCCGGCAGCATTCTCGGCCTGGGTCAACCGTCTGCGCGCGGTTCTGGGTGCGGATATGGCGGTTCTGGTGTTGGGCCCGCGCGATACCGGCCCCTACGAGCTGAACGCGCGCGCCCCGGACACTGCCGAGCCGGGAGAAGGGCTGCTTGCCGCAGTCAACCTTGCCATCGCGCAACGCAAGCCCATCGTGAAAAGCGGCTATCAGGCCAGCGGTGCCACCCGCTGCGCGGTGGGCGTTCCGGTGTTGCGGGACGGCGCCCTTTACGGGGTGGTCGCCGTGCAGTTGCCGGTGAGCGCCGATCTGGATCTGCGCCGCGTGGTGGACGACGTGAAATGGGCGCTGCCCGCGATCGAGCTGCGGCTGCTGGCGCGCGATCTGGACGATGGCGCGCTGACCCATGCACGGGCGCGCACGGCGGTCGAGATTCTGGCAACGACGCTGGATGAGCCGCGCTGGTCGGTCGCGGCGGCAACTGCTGTCACCGATTTCTGCGACAGGCTGGGTTGCGACAGGGTCAGCCTCGGCCAGCGGAAGGGGCGCAAGTCGCGGGTGGTGTCGCTGTCGCACAGTGGTGGGTTTTCGCGCAATTCCGAACTGGTCCAGCGGATCGCCGACACGATGGACGAGGCGATTGATCAGGGCGGGCGCATCCGGATGCCGCAGGACGCGGACGATCCCTTGATGCTGACCGCCGCGCATGCCGAACTGATCGCAACCGGAGCGAGCCGCGCGCTGCTGACGGTCCCGCTGCGCCGCGACGGGCGGGTCACGGGCGCACTGGTTCTCGAGCGCGGGGGCAACAACCCCTTTCGCGACGAAGAGGTCGATCTGGTGGAGGCCGTGGCCGGCATTCTGGGGCCGGTTCTGGAGGAAAAGCGCCTCAACGACCGGTCGCTGCCGGTCAAGGCGCTGACCGCCACCGGAAGCGGTCTGGCGTTTCTGCTGGGCCCGCGCAAGGTCGGCCTGAAGGCGATCCTGATCCTCGCGGCTCTTGGCGGGTGGCTTGCGTGGAACACGGTGCTGCCCTTCCAGATCACCGCCGATGCGCGTGTCGAGGGGCAGATCCGGCGTGTCGTGGCCTCGCCCATGGACGGCTATGTGGCCTCCGCTTCGGCGATCCCGGGGGATATCGTTGCCGAAGGCGATATTCTGGCCAGTCTCGATGACCGCGACCTGCGGCTGGAAATCGCGCGCTGGACAACCGTCCGCGCCCAGCGTCAGCGCGAGTATGAGACAGCGCTGGCCGAACGCGACCGCGCGGCCATCGGTATTTCCGCAACCCAGATCAGCCAGGCCGACGCCGAGATCGCGCTGCTGGAGGAGCGGCTTGACCGGACCGAAATGCGCGCGCCCTTCGACGGCGTGGTCCTGTCGGGGGATCTGGACCAGTCGGTCGGCGCGCCGGTCTCGCGCGGGCAGGTTCTCTACGAAATCGCCCCGATCGATTCCTACCGCATCGTGCTGTCGGTCGACGAACGCGATCTTGCCCTCGTCGAGGATGGGCTGACCGGAGAGGTCGTTCTGACGGCCCTGCCCGGCCAACGCATCCGGATCGAGACCGGCAGCGTCACCTCCGTCGCCGGTGTGGAGGACGGCCGCAACGTGTTCCGTGTCGATGCGCGGCTGGGCGAGCAGAGCGCGGTTCTGCGCCCCGGCATGGAGGGGATCGCGCGGATCACCGTGGACGACAGGCCGCTGCCGGTGATCTGGACGCACCGTCTGAGAAGCTGGGCGCGCATGGCGATCTGGCGGTGGTGGCCGTGA